The following proteins are encoded in a genomic region of Corallococcus silvisoli:
- a CDS encoding FHA domain-containing protein gives MLVYNPGQSDELTYPLGDATITIGRADDQAICIPHRSLSRQHARIESADGRFIVTDLQSKNGTFVNGVQIRRKELRPGDTLTLGELVFLLTRDPPPGVAPGRPGEPSGASDEPRPQLTRALTRVPLKTLVQAVSGQEPSAEEAASAARRARERMRLLQEVAKLLSVTDDLDALPGRVLDLAFQILPVDRGVILLLDEGSGKLEPRVSKTAEGAAVRGPIFSQNIVDFVLRRSVAALFSDAVNDPRLGAADSVIFSSIRASMCVPLKPRDEVLGVLYVDNVSAPRSFSEDDLDFLVAFAGQAALALENARLYRRIEEETVQRMQLIMDAKLASLAAMVGGMAHELRNPLNFISNFAGLSVGLTEDLAGVLEPQRGQLTPASARDVDEALACLRTNVQKIYEHGRRADALIQGMLQHARRAPGPREEVDLNTLVAESVALGQGGMRGEPLPVRLDAEYAPDVGRLELIRAEVGRVIINIVDNALYAMRQKRQAQGAAYVPVLKVRTLARLDQVEVRLRDNGPGIPTESAGRIFDPFFTTKPPGQGTGLGLSLSHDIIVQGHQGTFRMESVPGEFTEFVITLPRRGGARSSMERGSGTR, from the coding sequence ATGCTCGTCTACAACCCCGGTCAGTCGGATGAGCTGACCTACCCCCTGGGGGACGCGACCATCACCATTGGCCGCGCCGACGATCAGGCCATCTGCATTCCGCACCGCAGCCTGTCGCGCCAACACGCCCGCATCGAGTCCGCCGACGGCCGCTTCATCGTCACCGACCTGCAGAGCAAGAACGGCACCTTCGTCAACGGCGTGCAGATCCGCCGCAAGGAGCTGCGCCCCGGCGACACGCTGACCCTGGGCGAGCTCGTCTTCCTGCTCACCCGCGACCCCCCGCCCGGGGTGGCCCCCGGCCGTCCTGGCGAGCCGTCCGGTGCCTCCGACGAGCCCCGTCCCCAGCTCACGCGCGCGCTCACCCGCGTGCCGCTGAAGACGCTGGTGCAAGCCGTGTCCGGCCAGGAGCCATCCGCCGAAGAGGCCGCCAGCGCGGCCCGGCGCGCCCGCGAGCGCATGCGCCTCCTCCAGGAGGTGGCCAAGCTGCTGTCCGTCACGGACGACCTGGACGCGCTCCCCGGCCGGGTGCTCGACCTGGCGTTCCAGATCCTCCCCGTGGACCGGGGCGTCATCCTGCTCCTGGACGAGGGCTCCGGGAAGCTGGAGCCGCGCGTGTCGAAGACGGCGGAGGGCGCGGCCGTGCGCGGCCCCATCTTCAGCCAGAACATCGTGGACTTCGTCCTGCGCCGCAGCGTGGCGGCCCTGTTCTCCGACGCGGTGAATGATCCGCGCCTGGGCGCGGCCGACTCCGTCATCTTCAGCTCCATCCGCGCCTCCATGTGCGTGCCGCTCAAGCCGCGCGACGAGGTGCTGGGCGTGCTGTACGTGGACAACGTGTCCGCGCCCCGGAGCTTCTCCGAGGACGACCTGGACTTCCTCGTCGCGTTCGCGGGACAGGCCGCGCTCGCGCTGGAGAACGCCCGGCTCTATCGCCGCATCGAAGAGGAGACGGTGCAGCGGATGCAGCTCATCATGGACGCGAAGCTGGCCTCGCTGGCGGCCATGGTGGGCGGCATGGCGCACGAGCTGCGCAACCCGCTCAACTTCATCAGCAACTTCGCCGGCCTGTCGGTGGGCCTCACGGAGGACCTGGCCGGGGTGCTGGAGCCGCAGCGGGGACAGCTGACGCCGGCCTCCGCGCGCGACGTGGACGAGGCGCTCGCGTGCCTGCGCACCAACGTCCAGAAGATATACGAGCACGGCCGCCGCGCGGACGCGCTCATCCAGGGCATGCTCCAGCACGCGCGCCGCGCGCCCGGCCCGCGCGAGGAGGTGGACCTCAACACCCTGGTCGCGGAGAGCGTCGCCCTGGGCCAGGGCGGCATGCGCGGCGAGCCCCTGCCGGTGCGTCTGGACGCGGAGTACGCCCCGGACGTCGGACGCCTGGAGCTCATCCGCGCGGAGGTCGGCCGCGTCATCATCAACATCGTGGACAACGCGCTCTACGCCATGCGTCAGAAGCGACAGGCACAGGGCGCCGCGTACGTGCCGGTGCTCAAGGTGCGCACCCTGGCGCGTTTGGATCAGGTGGAAGTGCGGCTGCGGGACAACGGTCCCGGCATCCCCACGGAGAGCGCGGGCAGAATCTTCGACCCGTTCTTCACCACGAAGCCGCCCGGGCAGGGGACGGGGCTGGGGCTGTCGCTCAGCCATGACATCATCGTCCAGGGCCATCAGGGCACCTTCCGCATGGAGTCGGTGCCGGGCGAGTTCACGGAGTTCGTCATCACGCTGCCCCGGCGGGGCGGTGCACGGTCGTCAATGGAGCGAGGCTCGGGAACGCGATGA
- a CDS encoding sulfate adenylyltransferase subunit 1, whose product MELLRFATAGSVDDGKSTLIGRLLFDTKSILEDQLAAVERTSHARGDEYVNLALLLDGLKAEREQGITIDVAYRYFSTVKRKFIIADTPGHLQYTRNMVTGASTADLALILVDARKGVLEQTRRHAFIASLLRVPHLVLCVNKMDLVDFDASVFERIREEFRQFSMKLDVTDLSFIPISALGGDNVVTRSERMPWYQGPTLLHHLENVHIASDRDLIHLRFPVQGVIRPASAKKFHDYRAYSGQLLGGVMRPGDEVMVMPSGFTTRIKSLELAGKPLTEAFPPMSVNVSLEEELDISRGDMLCRPGNPPVASQDIDAMVCWLSDQTQLNSGSRLAIKHTTRMARAMVKQLHYRLDVNTLHRDDQSQGLKLNEVGRVTLRTTVPLFFDEYRRNRSTGSFILIDESTNATVGAGMINGPAVDR is encoded by the coding sequence GTGGAACTGCTGAGATTCGCGACCGCGGGCTCCGTGGATGACGGCAAGAGCACCCTCATCGGGCGGCTGTTGTTCGACACGAAGTCCATCCTCGAGGACCAGCTCGCCGCGGTGGAGCGCACCAGCCACGCGCGGGGCGACGAGTACGTCAACCTGGCGCTGCTGCTGGACGGGCTCAAGGCCGAGCGCGAGCAGGGCATCACCATCGACGTGGCGTACCGCTACTTCTCCACGGTGAAGCGCAAGTTCATCATCGCGGACACGCCCGGGCACCTGCAGTACACGCGCAACATGGTGACGGGCGCGTCCACGGCGGACCTGGCGCTCATCCTGGTGGACGCGCGCAAGGGCGTGCTGGAGCAGACGCGCCGGCATGCCTTCATCGCGTCGCTGCTGCGCGTGCCGCACCTGGTGCTGTGCGTGAACAAGATGGACCTGGTGGACTTCGACGCGAGCGTCTTCGAGCGCATCCGCGAGGAGTTCCGCCAGTTCTCCATGAAGCTGGACGTGACGGACCTGTCGTTCATCCCCATCTCCGCGCTGGGCGGGGACAACGTGGTGACGCGCTCGGAGCGGATGCCCTGGTACCAGGGGCCCACGCTCCTGCACCACCTGGAGAACGTGCACATCGCGTCCGACCGCGACCTCATCCACCTGCGCTTCCCCGTGCAGGGGGTCATCCGGCCCGCGTCCGCGAAGAAGTTCCACGACTACCGCGCGTACTCCGGGCAGCTCCTGGGCGGCGTGATGCGGCCGGGCGACGAGGTGATGGTGATGCCGTCCGGCTTCACCACGCGCATCAAGTCGCTGGAGCTGGCCGGCAAGCCGCTGACGGAGGCGTTCCCGCCCATGTCGGTGAACGTGTCGCTGGAGGAGGAGCTGGATATCAGCCGCGGCGACATGCTGTGCCGCCCGGGCAACCCTCCCGTCGCGAGCCAGGACATCGACGCGATGGTGTGCTGGCTGTCGGACCAGACGCAGCTGAACAGCGGGTCTCGGCTGGCCATCAAGCACACCACCCGCATGGCGCGCGCGATGGTGAAGCAGCTGCACTACCGGCTGGACGTCAACACCCTGCACCGGGACGACCAGAGCCAGGGCCTGAAGCTCAACGAAGTGGGGCGGGTGACGCTGCGCACGACGGTGCCGCTCTTCTTCGACGAGTACCGGCGCAACCGCAGCACCGGCAGCTTCATCCTCATCGACGAGAGCACCAACGCCACCGTGGGCGCGGGGATGATCAACGGTCCCGCGGTGGACAGGTAG
- the cysD gene encoding sulfate adenylyltransferase subunit CysD, whose translation MSYELSHLEALEAESIFIIREVAAELDRPVLLFSGGKDSAVMLHLAVKAFWPAPLPFPLMHVDTGHNFPEVLQYRDERVAELGARLIVASVQESIDAGKVTEERGPRASRNRLQTQPLLEAIEKNGFNAVFGGARRDEEKARAKERVYSFRDEFGQWDPKNQRPELWALYNGRHRRGEHLRVFPLSNWTELDIWQYIGRENVALPSIYYTHRREVFRRDGMLMAWSPFLPMLPGEQVTTETVRFRTVGDMTCTACVESTASTVEQVIAEVQASRVTERGASRADDKFSETAMEDRKREGYF comes from the coding sequence GTGAGCTACGAGCTTTCACATCTTGAGGCGCTGGAAGCCGAGTCCATCTTCATCATCCGGGAAGTCGCGGCGGAGCTGGATCGGCCGGTGCTGCTCTTCTCGGGTGGGAAGGACTCCGCGGTGATGTTGCACCTGGCGGTGAAGGCCTTCTGGCCCGCGCCGCTGCCGTTTCCGCTGATGCACGTGGATACGGGGCACAACTTCCCGGAGGTCCTCCAGTATCGCGACGAACGGGTGGCGGAGCTGGGCGCGCGGCTCATCGTCGCGTCGGTCCAGGAGTCCATCGACGCGGGGAAGGTGACGGAGGAGCGCGGCCCCCGCGCTTCGCGCAACCGCCTTCAGACGCAGCCGCTGTTGGAGGCCATCGAGAAGAACGGCTTCAACGCCGTCTTCGGTGGCGCCCGCCGCGACGAGGAGAAGGCCCGCGCCAAGGAGCGCGTGTATTCCTTCCGCGACGAGTTCGGCCAGTGGGATCCGAAGAACCAGCGGCCGGAGCTGTGGGCGCTCTACAACGGCCGCCACCGCCGGGGCGAACACCTGCGGGTCTTCCCGCTGTCCAACTGGACCGAGCTGGACATCTGGCAGTACATCGGCCGGGAGAACGTGGCGCTGCCGTCCATCTACTACACGCACCGGCGCGAGGTGTTCCGGCGCGACGGGATGTTGATGGCCTGGTCGCCCTTCCTGCCCATGCTGCCCGGGGAGCAGGTGACGACGGAGACGGTGCGCTTCCGCACGGTGGGCGACATGACGTGCACCGCCTGCGTGGAGTCCACCGCGTCCACGGTGGAGCAGGTCATCGCGGAGGTGCAGGCGTCCCGCGTCACCGAGCGCGGCGCGAGCCGCGCGGACGACAAGTTCAGTGAGACGGCGATGGAAGACCGCAAGCGCGAGGGATACTTCTAG
- a CDS encoding phosphatase domain-containing protein — protein MSRGLVRPCRGRVGSAGRALAPGLSHLGENSRMDLSAATTKLQALRRDMNGHTDRTDERRILDLLEGATGEELNFLLANVDLVRLLSDLDDRLLGPDHRTALLELLCARRAAELSLPVRASLATALQKGATRAKAEARLRDLFLGLKGRELTAFKNLLDAGGDSHDLHHLVFDDVDDPAVREALLTHFQREAAASPSGENKVLSDIDDTFFRNWVDPRYPPKTVYPGVLAFYQELDRGPGIIPGRAGDLVFVSARPRDPLGLIENATLESLRERGVPLSVMLSGSFFHLVGNTRIAQKKFENFEQYARLFPEYGFVFVGDSGQGDVEFGARMRATHPQAVRAVFIHDVVATPRPVRDEWRARHLFFFDTYVGAAVEAFHAGVISRDGVDRIAAAASEALAAIAFPSPARRHEREAELAHDLARAQALPRASAV, from the coding sequence ATGTCACGGGGGCTGGTCCGCCCGTGCCGGGGCCGCGTAGGCTCCGCGGGCCGCGCGCTCGCGCCGGGCCTGTCGCACCTGGGGGAGAACAGCCGCATGGACCTGTCCGCCGCGACGACCAAGCTCCAGGCGCTGCGCCGGGACATGAACGGCCACACGGACCGGACCGACGAGCGCCGCATCCTGGACCTGCTGGAGGGCGCCACCGGCGAGGAGCTGAACTTCCTGCTCGCCAACGTGGATCTGGTGCGGCTGCTGTCGGACCTGGACGACCGGCTCCTGGGCCCCGACCACCGCACCGCGCTCCTGGAGCTGCTGTGCGCGCGCCGGGCGGCGGAGCTGTCCCTGCCGGTGCGCGCGTCGCTGGCCACCGCGCTCCAGAAGGGCGCCACGCGCGCGAAGGCGGAAGCGCGGCTGCGCGACCTGTTCCTGGGCCTGAAGGGCCGCGAGCTGACCGCGTTCAAGAACCTGCTCGACGCGGGCGGCGACTCCCACGACCTGCACCATCTTGTGTTCGACGACGTGGACGACCCGGCGGTGCGCGAGGCGCTGCTCACCCACTTCCAGCGGGAGGCCGCGGCCTCTCCCAGCGGTGAGAACAAGGTCCTGAGCGACATCGACGACACGTTCTTCCGCAACTGGGTCGACCCGCGCTATCCGCCGAAGACGGTGTACCCAGGGGTGCTCGCGTTCTACCAGGAGCTGGACCGGGGGCCGGGCATCATCCCGGGCCGCGCGGGCGACCTCGTCTTCGTGAGCGCCCGGCCCCGCGATCCGCTGGGCCTCATCGAGAACGCCACGCTGGAGTCCCTGCGCGAGCGCGGCGTCCCGCTGTCGGTGATGCTCTCCGGCAGCTTCTTCCATCTCGTGGGCAACACGCGCATCGCTCAGAAGAAGTTCGAGAACTTCGAACAGTACGCCCGCCTCTTCCCCGAATACGGCTTCGTCTTCGTGGGCGACAGCGGCCAGGGCGATGTGGAGTTCGGCGCCCGCATGCGGGCCACCCACCCCCAGGCGGTGCGCGCCGTGTTCATCCACGACGTGGTGGCGACCCCGCGGCCGGTGCGCGACGAGTGGCGCGCACGGCACCTCTTCTTCTTCGACACGTACGTGGGCGCCGCGGTGGAGGCCTTCCACGCGGGCGTCATTTCCCGCGACGGGGTGGACCGCATCGCCGCCGCCGCGAGCGAAGCCCTGGCGGCCATTGCCTTCCCCTCCCCCGCGCGGCGCCATGAGCGAGAAGCGGAGCTGGCCCACGACCTCGCCCGGGCCCAGGCGCTTCCCCGCGCGTCGGCTGTCTGA
- the cysC gene encoding adenylyl-sulfate kinase: MQQRPGFILWFTGMSGAGKSTLSTAVARQLSPVQRVELLDGDEVRTYLSRGLGFSREDREENVRRIGYVARVLARHEVGVITAAISPYKSSRDEVRALATQAGIPFLEVYVQASLEALIARDVKGLYKKALAGEIPHFTGVSDPYEPPEAPEIIVRSDAETVEAGLERILDTLRDRGLLVPAASAA; the protein is encoded by the coding sequence ATGCAACAGCGTCCGGGCTTCATCCTCTGGTTCACTGGCATGTCCGGCGCGGGCAAGAGCACGCTGTCCACCGCGGTGGCGCGCCAGCTCTCGCCCGTGCAGCGCGTGGAGCTGCTCGACGGGGACGAGGTGCGCACGTACCTGTCCCGCGGCCTGGGCTTCAGCCGCGAGGACCGCGAGGAGAACGTCCGTCGCATCGGCTACGTGGCGCGCGTGCTGGCCCGGCACGAGGTGGGCGTCATCACCGCCGCCATCTCTCCGTACAAGAGCTCCCGGGACGAGGTGCGGGCCCTGGCCACCCAGGCCGGCATCCCCTTCCTGGAGGTCTACGTCCAGGCCAGCCTGGAGGCCCTCATCGCCCGCGACGTGAAGGGGCTCTACAAGAAGGCCCTGGCGGGGGAGATCCCCCACTTCACCGGCGTGTCGGATCCCTACGAGCCGCCGGAAGCGCCGGAGATCATCGTGCGCTCCGACGCGGAGACGGTCGAGGCGGGGCTGGAGCGCATCCTCGACACGCTTCGGGACCGGGGGCTGCTGGTCCCCGCCGCGAGCGCCGCCTAG
- a CDS encoding thioesterase II family protein → MASASTPVLDRWFPSRKPQPEPRLRLFCLPFAGGSAAIYTPWSMALPTGVELCAVQLPGRERRLMEPALKSLPELMAVLMPALTPLMDRPFALFGYSMGARIGLEVARTLKRQGGPQPLGFIAAAAPPPAHNEREAIHKLDDPGFIAKLRDYDGTPEEVLQHKELLELILPTLRADFALAWSEDGKDAVPLDIPLSVYAGKGDKHVGLDTMEHWRAESTADVRIRHFEGGHFFIRTHGPPVLAAVREDLTRWMTTP, encoded by the coding sequence ATGGCAAGCGCTTCCACTCCTGTCCTGGATCGTTGGTTTCCGTCCCGCAAGCCGCAGCCCGAGCCTCGGCTGCGCCTGTTCTGCCTGCCGTTCGCCGGCGGGAGCGCGGCCATCTACACGCCCTGGAGCATGGCGCTGCCCACGGGCGTGGAGCTGTGCGCGGTGCAGCTGCCCGGCCGCGAGCGGCGCCTGATGGAGCCGGCGCTCAAGTCGCTGCCGGAGCTGATGGCGGTGCTGATGCCGGCGCTGACGCCGCTGATGGACCGGCCCTTCGCGCTGTTCGGCTACAGCATGGGGGCGCGCATCGGCCTGGAGGTGGCGCGGACGCTGAAGCGCCAGGGCGGGCCCCAGCCCCTGGGCTTCATCGCGGCGGCGGCGCCCCCGCCGGCGCACAACGAGCGGGAGGCCATCCACAAGCTGGACGACCCGGGCTTCATCGCGAAGCTGCGCGACTACGACGGCACGCCGGAGGAGGTCCTTCAACACAAGGAGCTGCTGGAGCTCATCCTCCCCACGCTGCGCGCGGACTTCGCGCTGGCCTGGTCCGAGGACGGCAAGGACGCGGTCCCCCTGGACATCCCGCTGTCCGTGTACGCGGGCAAGGGGGACAAGCACGTGGGCCTGGACACGATGGAGCACTGGCGCGCGGAGTCCACCGCCGACGTGCGCATCCGCCACTTCGAGGGGGGCCACTTCTTCATCCGCACGCACGGGCCGCCGGTGCTGGCCGCCGTGCGCGAGGACCTGACGCGCTGGATGACGACCCCCTAG
- a CDS encoding 4'-phosphopantetheinyl transferase family protein, whose product MTVSSSFSPLALGSDEVHVWLVEPERIDDPRLLEAYKALLDGGERERQRRFHFERHQRQYLVSHALVRLTLSRYAPVAPEAWRFVPNEYGRPAIAGPEGQWLRFNLSHTDGMALVAVGRDVDLGADIEDAERPGESVEIADHYFARAEVQALRSLPKERQRERFFEYWTLKEAYIKARGAGLSLPLDQFAFDLVPGQMPRISFDPRMQDLPDVWQFMQHRPSARHQAAVAFRRPRGGALTVRWQHTVPLSGDAPPRIVTA is encoded by the coding sequence ATGACGGTGTCCTCTTCCTTCTCGCCCCTGGCCCTGGGTTCCGACGAGGTCCACGTGTGGCTCGTCGAGCCCGAGCGCATCGACGACCCGCGCCTGCTGGAGGCCTACAAGGCCCTGCTGGACGGTGGCGAGCGCGAGCGGCAGCGGCGCTTCCACTTCGAGCGCCACCAGCGTCAGTACCTGGTGTCGCACGCGCTGGTGCGGCTGACCCTGTCTCGCTACGCGCCCGTCGCGCCAGAGGCGTGGCGCTTCGTCCCCAACGAATACGGGCGCCCGGCCATCGCCGGTCCGGAGGGGCAGTGGCTGCGCTTCAACCTGAGCCACACCGACGGCATGGCGCTGGTCGCGGTGGGCCGGGACGTGGACCTGGGCGCGGACATCGAGGACGCGGAGCGCCCCGGGGAGAGCGTGGAGATCGCCGACCACTACTTCGCGCGCGCGGAGGTGCAGGCGCTGCGCTCCCTGCCGAAGGAGCGCCAGCGCGAGCGCTTCTTCGAGTACTGGACCCTGAAGGAGGCCTACATCAAGGCGAGGGGCGCGGGCCTGTCGCTGCCGCTGGATCAATTCGCCTTCGACCTGGTGCCGGGGCAGATGCCGCGCATCAGCTTCGACCCTCGGATGCAGGACCTGCCGGACGTGTGGCAGTTCATGCAGCACCGGCCGTCCGCCCGTCACCAGGCAGCGGTGGCCTTCCGCAGGCCCCGCGGTGGGGCGCTCACGGTGCGCTGGCAGCACACCGTGCCGCTCTCCGGTGACGCGCCCCCGCGCATCGTGACGGCCTAG